A part of Capsicum annuum cultivar UCD-10X-F1 chromosome 6, UCD10Xv1.1, whole genome shotgun sequence genomic DNA contains:
- the LOC107855875 gene encoding uncharacterized protein LOC107855875 translates to MALNNGLRSCASILSKTVKREFHSTGVKRMGGHGHDEPFYIHAKHMYNLDRMSNQKLKMTLGVWSAVAIGVIVPVYAVVFQQKKTASG, encoded by the exons ATGGCGTTGAACAATGGCTTACGTTCGTGTGCATCCATTTTATCCAAAACTG TGAAGAGAGAGTTCCACTCAACAGGCGTTAAGAGAATGGGAGGTCATGGACATGATGAACCTTTTTACATTCATGCAAAACACATGTACAACTTGGACAGGATGTCAAACCAGAAACTGAAGATGACTCTTGGTGTCTGGTCTGCAGTCGCCATTGGTGTTATAGTCCCAGTTTATGCTGTCGTCTTCCAGCAAAAGAAAACTGCTTCGGGCTAG
- the LOC107855845 gene encoding vacuolar protein-sorting-associated protein 11 homolog: protein MYQWRKFEFFEEKFSGKVPDEITGKIQCCSSGKGRIVLGCDDGTASLLDRGLKFNYGFQAHSSSVLFLQQLKQRNFLVTVGEDEQMASQPPAVCLKIFDLDKMEPEGTSTSSPDCIQILRIFTNQFPEAKITSFLVLEEAPPLLLIVIGLENGSIYCIQGDIARERIKRFKLQVDNHLDKSQSSITGLGFRVDGQVLQLFAVTPNTVNLFNMHTQAPTRQTLDQIGSSVTSVAMTDRSEFIIGRPEAIYFYEVDGRGPCWAFEGEKKFLGWFRGYLLCVFADQRTGKNTFNVYDLKNRLIAHSVVVNEVSQMLCEWGNIILILEDKSTLCIGEKDMESKLDMLFKKNLYTVAINLVQSQQADAAATAEVLRKYGDHLYSKQDFDEAMAQYIHTIGHLEPSYVIQKFLDAQRIHNLTNYLEKLHEKGLASKDHTTLLLNCYTKLKAVEKLNEFIKSEDGVGEQKFDVETAIRVCRAANYHEHAMSVAKKAGRHEWYLKILLEDLGRYEEALQYISSLELSQAGVTVKEYGKILIEHKPAETVDILMRLCTEESEPLKKGSSSGAFISMLPSPIDFLNIFVHYPHALLEFLEKYTSKVKDSSAQVEIHNTLLELYLSHDLDFPTISQSNIDESGNDLGHKSSKAVSNGKAISDNKDVNDEKGRQERRQKGLTLLKSAWPSELEQPLYDVDLAVILCEMNDFKEGLLFLYEKMKLYKEVIACYMQVHDHEGLIACCKRLGDLGKGGDPSLWADLLKYFGELGEDCSKEVKEILTYIERDDILPPIVVLQTLAKNPCLTLSVIKDYIARKLEHESQLIEEDRRATEKYQEESATMRKEIQDLRTNARIFQLSKCTACTFTLDLPAVHFMCMHSFHQRCLGDNEKECPECAPEYRAVLETKRSLEQSSKNPDQFFQQVKSSKDGFSVIADYFGKGIISKTSNGPSEAIRSNSASSSNDF, encoded by the exons ATGTATCAGTGgagaaagtttgaattttttgagGAGAAATTTTCTGGGAAAGTGCCAGATGAAATAACTGGCAAGATCCAATGTTGTTCCAGTGGTAAAGGAAGAATTGTGTTGGGTTGTGATGATGGTACTGCTTCCTTATTGGATCGAGGATTGAAGTTCAATTATGGTTTTCAAGCTCATTCTTCTTCTGTCCTTTTTCTTCAACAGCTCAAG CAAAGGAACTTCTTAGTGACCGTTGGAGAAGATGAGCAAATGGCTTCCCAGCCCCCAGCTGTTTGTCTTAAAATTTTCGATCTTGACAAGATGGAGCCTGAGGGAACAAGTACATCAAGTCCTGATTGTATTCAAATACTGCGAATATTTACGAACCAGTTCCCTGAAGCAAAG ATTACGTCGTTTTTGGTTCTGGAAGAGGCTCCTCCATTATTACTCATAGTTATAGGGCTGGAAAATGGCTCCATCTATTGCATTCAAGGAGATATAGCTCGTGAACGCATCAAGCGTTTTAAGCTTCAAGTGGATAATCATTTAGACAAAAGCCAATCCTCCATTACGGGTCTGGGGTTCAGAGTGGATGGTCAAGTGCTTCAGCTGTTTGCTGTTACTCCAAATACAGTGAACTTGTTCAACATGCATACTCAAGCACCTACACGGCAGACTCTTGATCAGATTGGATCTAGTGTAACTAGTGTTGCAATGACTGATCGATCG GAATTCATTATTGGTCGGCCTGAGGCGATATATTTCTATGAAGTTGATGGTCGTGGTCCTTGTTGGGCCTTTGAAGGAGAGAAGAAATTCCTTGGGTGGTTTCGTGGGTACCTGTTATGTGTTTTTGCAGATCAAAGAACTGGAAAGAACACTTTCAATGTTTATGATCTGAAGAACCGGTTAATTGCCCACAGTGTAGTGGTTAACGAAGTTTCTCAAATGCTTTGTGAATGGGGTAACATAATTCTTATTTTGGAGGACAAATCAACTTTATGCATTGGGGAGAAAGATATGGAGAGCAAATTGGATATGCTTTTCAAGAAGAACCTTTATACAGTTGCTATAAATCTTGTCCAAAGCCAGCAAGCTGATGCCGCTGCAACTGCTGAAGTGCTGAGGAAATATGGCGATCACTTGTACAGTAAACAAGATTTTGATGAGGCTATGGCTCAGTATATACACACCATTGGGCATCTAGAACCTTCATATGTCATACAAAAATTTTTGGATGCACAGCGAATCCACAATCTCACCAATTACTTGGAAAAGTTGCATGAGAAGGGGCTTGCCTCAAAAGATCACACCACTCTTTTATTAAATTGTTACACCAAATTAAAAGCTGTTGAGAAGCTGAATGAGTTCATCAAAAGTGAGGATGGGGTTGGGGAACAAAAATTTGATGTTGAAACTGCAATAAGGGTATGCAGAGCTGCCAATTATCATGAGCATGCCATGTCTGTTGCTAAGAAAGCTGGGAGGCATGAATGGTACCttaaaattttacttgaagatcTAGGCAGATATGAAGAAGCTTTGCAATATATCAGCAGCCTTGAGCTGAGTCAAGCTGGggtgacagtgaaagagtatggCAAAATTCTTATTGAGCATAAGCCAGCTGAAACAGTTGATATACTCATGAGGCTTTGCACGGAGGAATCCGAACCGCTCAAGAAGGGATCATCAAGTGGTGCATTTATCTCCATGTTGCCTTCGCCTATTGATTTTCTCAACATTTTTGTCCATTATCCTCATGCACTTCTGGAGTTCCTTGAAAAATATACCAGCAAAGTGAAGGATTCATCTGCTCAAGTGGAAATTCATAACACACTCCTGGAATTGTACTTGTCTCATGACCTGGATTTCCCAACAATTTCACAATCTAACATAGATGAAAGTGGAAATGATCTAGGACATAAATCTTCAAAAGCAGTATCTAATGGGAAGGCGATATCAGACAATAAAGACGTAAATGATGAGAAAGGTCGTCAAGAGCGACGACAAAAGGGGCTGACCTTGCTTAAGAGTGCATGGCCTTCTGAACTAGAACAACCACTATATGATGTTGATCTTGCCGTAATTTTATGCGAGATGAATGACTTTAAAGAAGGACTGTTGTTTCTTTATGAGAAGATGAAACTTTACAAAGAAGTTATTGCGTGCTACATGCAGGTGCATGATCATGAGGGTTTGATTGCATGCTGCAAGAGATTGGGTGATTTGGGTAAGGGAGGTGATCCTTCTCTTTGGGCAGATCTGTTGAAGTATTTTGGTGAACTTGGAGAAGACTGCTCAAAAGAAGTCAAAGAAATCTTGACTTACATTGAGAGGGATGATATCTTGCCTCCCATTGTGGTTCTTCAGACACTTGCCAAAAATCCGTGCCTCACCCTCTCTGTTATCAAAGATTACATAGCTCGAAAGTTAGAACATGAGTCCCAGCTGATTGAAGAAGACCGCAGAGCTACGGAAAAGTACCAG GAAGAATCAGCGACAATGAGAAAAGAGATCCAGGATCTAAGAACAAATGCTAGAATTTTTCAGCTTAGCAAGTGTACTGCTTGCACTTTCACACTCGACCTTCCTGCTGTCCACTTCATGTGTATGCACTCATTTCATCAGCGCTGCCTTGGTGACAATGAGAAAGAGTGCCCCGAGTGTGCTCCCGAGTACAGAGCTGTTCTGGAAACAAAGAGAAGCTTGGAGCAAAGTTCCAAAAACCCAGACCAGTTCTTCCAACAGGTTAAGAGCTCCAAGGATGGATTTTCCGTAATCGCTGATTATTTTGGCAAGGGAATCATCAGCAAAACTAGCAATGGGCCTTCTGAAGCTATTAGATCAAACAGTGCTTCTTCCAGCAACGATTTCTAG
- the LOC107855795 gene encoding disease resistance protein RUN1-like: MASQYKSTQKWEFDTFLSFAGQDTRDNFIRPLHKRLQETGISVFKDDEKVGKGRFILTELFSAIENSRSAVIVFSEKYASSTWGLEELSKINERIETKGLKIEIALVEHWRNLRRSYTLLIWKSYRGGRTLYAKHPTLQVQMLVKLLKDELTVSYHAHLDLVWLLDMSQIHVTFLGAFLLGEEKCIELIVKEIYRCVEGGVSTIIKYQVGIESRVNKVESLLKVGLDGVHFVGIFGRAGEGKTTVARAIFDKISCQFEGSCFLTNVKGVSNKHETEGLKYLQENLLLQILGLEHAVLHLTSVDEGVKMIRTMLRSKRVLIVLDEVDDDKQLECLVGRRDWFGDGTRIITTTRNADLLHSHDKLYSVPELARHEALELFSC, from the exons ATGGCTTCCCAATACAAATCCACTCAAAAATGGGAATTTGATACCTTCTTGAGTTTCGCAGGACAAGATACCCGTGACAACTTTATTAGACCTCTCCATAAACGCCTACAAGAGACGGGAATAAGCGTATTCAAAGATGATGAGAAAGTTGGAAAAGGAAGATTCATTTTAACTGAACTCTTTAGCGCCATTGAGAATTCAAGATCTGCCGTTATTGTATTCTCGGAGAAGTATGCTTCATCCACCTGGGGCTTGGAGGAACTCAGCAAGATCAATGAGCGCATCGAAACCAAAGGACTCAAAATCGAAATAGCTTTGGTAGAGCACTGGCGAAACTTGAGGCGGAGCTACACGTTACTGATTTGGAAAAGTTACCGAGGTGGAAGGACGCTCTACGCAAAGCACCCAACTTTGCAGGTCCAGATGCTCGTAAAACTGCTAAAGG ACGAATTAACGGTTTCATATCATGCACATTTGGATCTGGTATGGCTATTAGATATGTCTCAAATCCATGTCACATTTCTTGGTGCTTTCCTCTT GGGTGAGGAAAAATGTATTGAACTAATTGTGAAGGAGATTTATCGTTGTGTGGAAGGGGGAGTTTCAACCATCATAAAATATCAAGTTGGAATTGAATCCCGTGTAAATAAAGTAGAGTCATTGTTGAAGGTTGGATTAGATGGTGTTCATTTTGTTGGAATATTTGGGAGAGCTGGTGAAGGAAAGACAACAGTTGCAAGAGCAATTTTTGACAAGATTTCTTGTCAGTTTGAAGGGTCTTGTTTCCTCACAAATGTTAAGGGGGTTTCAAATAAGCATGAAACTGAAGGCCTAAAGTATTTGCAGGAGAATCTTCTTTTACAAATCTTAGGGCTCGAACATGCAGTACTGCATCTAACAAGTGTAGATGAAGGAGTGAAAATGATAAGAACAATGCTTCGTTCCAAGAGGGTTTTAATTGTTCTCGATGAAGTGGATGATGACAAACAATTGGAATGCTTAGTTGGAAGGCGTGATTGGTTTGGCGATGGCACTAGAATCATTACAACTACTAGAAATGCAGATTTACTTCATAGCCACGATAAGCTATACTCTGTCCCAGAATTGGCTAGACATGAGGCTCTTGAACTTTTTAGCTG TTAA